A genomic stretch from Sphingobacterium sp. ML3W includes:
- a CDS encoding DUF6263 family protein, translated as MKTLKTIALTTVFAFVVLSVSAQKKYSLRVNPDEGKKIAQNVIMAMDIETGEQKIVTDLTMGFDITNTAKKDNSFLFELKYTDINMKMSGEAMEMTYDSKNPEANEFSKQMHATVGKLVNSKISFSIDHLGKSSDIKLPEGVNLPFDRSMFENISTVLPEHAIGIGESWSSKSESEESGLLVENKMTLAEVNEQGYKVNVEGKMFGSDAKQVGSIQGFYVLDKKTCLTKITEMTSDVDMPEAKIKTVIKCQ; from the coding sequence ATGAAAACACTAAAAACAATAGCTTTGACGACTGTATTCGCATTTGTAGTCCTATCTGTATCAGCCCAAAAGAAGTATTCCCTACGGGTGAATCCCGACGAGGGAAAGAAAATAGCGCAAAATGTTATCATGGCAATGGATATCGAAACTGGCGAACAGAAGATTGTGACAGACTTAACAATGGGCTTTGATATTACAAATACTGCCAAGAAAGACAATTCCTTTCTATTTGAGCTTAAATACACTGATATCAACATGAAAATGAGCGGAGAAGCCATGGAAATGACCTATGACTCCAAAAATCCAGAAGCAAATGAATTTTCAAAACAGATGCATGCTACAGTAGGCAAGCTAGTAAATAGTAAGATCAGCTTTTCAATAGATCATTTGGGAAAATCTTCTGATATAAAATTGCCGGAAGGTGTCAACCTTCCCTTTGATCGCAGTATGTTTGAAAATATTAGCACTGTATTGCCTGAGCATGCCATTGGTATTGGAGAATCATGGAGCTCAAAATCAGAATCCGAAGAATCGGGTCTACTGGTCGAAAACAAAATGACTCTCGCCGAAGTAAATGAGCAGGGTTATAAGGTAAATGTGGAAGGAAAAATGTTTGGATCCGACGCAAAACAGGTCGGCAGTATCCAAGGATTCTATGTATTGGATAAAAAGACTTGCTTGACTAAAATAACAGAGATGACCAGTGATGTAGATATGCCTGAAGCAAAGATCAAAACAGTCATAAAATGCCAATAG
- the mqnB gene encoding futalosine hydrolase: MKILIVAATQFEIQPFLEVAANYPNCDTVITGVGMVATAFELGRILHENEYDLLINIGIAGCFDRNLKIGEVVQVTSESLVELGAEDDLLFIPIEQLGFGKSKFESSLLQGKNVALPFLAQRHGITVNKVHGNADSIAKVLRINPNSCIESMEGAAVFFAADKMELPVIELRGISNYVEKRNRATWNIPLAIMNSNKALLQTLDFLSDLFSKI; this comes from the coding sequence ATGAAGATATTAATCGTAGCCGCCACGCAATTCGAAATTCAGCCTTTTCTTGAGGTTGCAGCCAACTACCCCAATTGTGATACGGTAATCACAGGTGTAGGGATGGTTGCAACAGCATTTGAATTAGGACGGATACTACATGAAAACGAATATGATCTCCTTATAAATATAGGTATTGCGGGATGCTTTGACCGCAACCTGAAAATTGGAGAGGTCGTGCAGGTCACCTCAGAATCTTTAGTAGAATTGGGTGCAGAAGATGACCTACTGTTTATCCCGATCGAACAGTTGGGTTTCGGAAAATCCAAATTCGAGTCTTCTTTGCTTCAAGGCAAAAATGTAGCACTTCCCTTTTTAGCCCAAAGACATGGCATTACAGTGAATAAGGTACATGGGAATGCCGATAGTATTGCAAAAGTTCTACGGATCAACCCCAACAGTTGTATCGAGAGCATGGAAGGTGCAGCCGTTTTTTTTGCCGCGGATAAAATGGAACTTCCGGTGATTGAGCTCCGTGGGATCTCCAACTATGTAGAAAAAAGAAACCGTGCCACGTGGAACATTCCACTAGCAATAATGAATAGTAATAAGGCACTTTTACAAACATTGGATTTCTTGTCGGACTTATTTTCCAAAATTTAA
- a CDS encoding 6-carboxytetrahydropterin synthase: MIFITRRERFCAAHKLYREDWSNEQNEQVFGLCSNPNWHGHNYDLFVTVKGEVNPETGFLIDLKIMKEIINRSIIDKVDHRNFNLDVDFMKGVMASTENIAIEIFKILKPLFEEQGVALHSVRLHETENNYVEYFGD; this comes from the coding sequence ATGATATTTATAACTCGTCGTGAACGTTTTTGTGCAGCACATAAGCTGTATCGTGAAGATTGGAGCAATGAACAAAATGAACAAGTGTTTGGACTCTGTTCTAATCCAAATTGGCATGGGCACAATTATGACCTTTTTGTCACAGTGAAGGGGGAAGTAAATCCCGAAACTGGTTTTTTGATTGATTTAAAGATCATGAAGGAAATTATCAATCGCAGCATCATTGATAAAGTGGATCATCGTAATTTCAACCTGGATGTTGATTTTATGAAAGGTGTCATGGCTTCTACAGAAAATATTGCTATTGAGATATTCAAGATCCTGAAACCACTTTTTGAAGAACAAGGAGTGGCACTGCATAGTGTTCGTTTGCACGAAACCGAAAATAACTACGTCGAATATTTTGGCGATTAA
- a CDS encoding phosphatidate cytidylyltransferase: MKTRAITGAIFVAVMVASTLFGPYLYSIFFTLLSAWCLYEFYGIVSSEERAPNKALGIILAVTGFAVGSMVAMNLLQPKFLWLITPLVSLTYIISLFQKRSFPFNDIAYTFLGICYVTFPFFLFAKLGFIHGVYNHYIPLGFLILLWTNDTGAYLAGRSFGKHKLFERISPKKTWEGFFGGFILAIVVAINLEKYFGSLPLWQWIIVAMIISIIGTLGDLVESMLKRSLHVKDSGSILPGHGGFLDRFDGLLLAAPMVYVFLILIS; the protein is encoded by the coding sequence ATGAAGACAAGAGCGATAACCGGTGCTATTTTTGTAGCTGTCATGGTGGCATCCACCTTATTCGGACCATACCTATACAGTATCTTTTTTACACTGTTGAGTGCATGGTGTTTGTACGAATTTTATGGTATTGTGTCGTCTGAAGAACGTGCGCCTAATAAGGCCCTGGGGATCATTTTAGCGGTGACAGGATTCGCCGTAGGGTCTATGGTGGCTATGAACTTGCTGCAACCTAAATTTCTATGGCTTATTACACCACTGGTCAGTTTGACCTATATTATCTCACTTTTTCAAAAGCGAAGTTTTCCCTTTAATGATATTGCTTATACTTTTTTGGGGATCTGTTATGTCACATTTCCCTTCTTTCTTTTTGCGAAACTGGGATTTATCCATGGTGTATATAATCATTATATTCCCCTCGGGTTTTTAATATTGCTCTGGACCAACGATACCGGAGCATATCTGGCGGGTAGAAGCTTTGGTAAACATAAATTATTTGAGCGGATCTCTCCGAAAAAGACGTGGGAGGGATTTTTCGGAGGTTTTATTTTAGCTATTGTGGTGGCTATAAATCTTGAAAAATATTTTGGGAGTTTGCCATTGTGGCAATGGATTATTGTTGCCATGATCATCAGTATTATTGGAACGTTGGGAGATCTGGTTGAATCGATGTTAAAGCGGAGCTTACACGTCAAGGATTCGGGCAGTATCTTACCAGGACACGGAGGTTTTCTGGACCGTTTTGACGGCTTATTATTAGCAGCACCAATGGTTTACGTATTCTTAATTTTAATCAGTTAA
- a CDS encoding anhydro-N-acetylmuramic acid kinase, whose protein sequence is MNPQIEKLYQIALKKERFIIGLMSGTSLDGLDIALCRIENSGKTTKISLEKFITMDYEDTFRAKVREIFAKRTIDQQLLSGLNAYVGITHANLINQALESWNISANEIDCIASHGQTVYHAPQSLTKDLNWPNSTLQIGDGDHIAIHTGIITLSDFRQKHIAAGGEGAPLAAYGDYLLFSHPTENRFLLNIGGISNFTFIPSHQSNLEAYATDLGPGNTMMNQYMKAHFDQEMDRDAMIAKKGTVNESLLKQLLAEEFLTLEFPKTTGPELFNLDYLKEAQKRSETLDLSAEDVMATLNRFSAQAMINGIRRQALGLANFSVYISGGGLHNPLLFGYIKANLPGIKVESFATLGVDPDAKEAVLFALLANETLTGNKSNVEHIKDSPAVCMGKISLPE, encoded by the coding sequence ATGAATCCTCAAATCGAAAAACTTTATCAGATCGCGCTAAAAAAAGAGCGTTTTATTATTGGTTTAATGTCTGGAACATCTTTAGACGGTCTTGATATTGCATTGTGCCGTATTGAAAACTCCGGAAAGACCACAAAAATAAGTTTAGAAAAATTCATCACAATGGACTATGAGGATACATTTAGAGCCAAAGTCCGTGAAATATTCGCAAAAAGAACCATCGACCAACAGTTACTTTCGGGCCTCAATGCATACGTAGGTATCACCCATGCTAACCTGATCAACCAAGCTCTTGAAAGCTGGAATATTTCAGCTAACGAGATAGACTGCATCGCTAGTCATGGACAGACGGTATACCACGCGCCGCAATCGTTGACGAAGGACCTCAATTGGCCAAATAGCACACTACAAATCGGAGATGGAGATCATATTGCCATACATACGGGCATAATTACACTGTCAGATTTTAGACAAAAACACATTGCCGCAGGAGGAGAGGGGGCACCATTAGCAGCTTATGGAGACTATCTTCTTTTTTCCCATCCTACTGAAAACCGATTTTTACTGAATATAGGTGGCATTTCTAATTTTACCTTTATACCGAGTCATCAAAGTAATCTGGAAGCCTATGCGACAGATCTAGGACCAGGAAATACAATGATGAACCAGTATATGAAAGCTCATTTTGACCAAGAGATGGACAGAGATGCCATGATTGCAAAAAAGGGGACAGTTAATGAGTCGTTATTGAAGCAGCTCCTGGCGGAAGAATTCCTAACTTTGGAGTTCCCAAAAACAACAGGTCCGGAATTATTCAATCTTGACTACCTGAAAGAGGCTCAAAAACGTTCAGAGACGTTAGATCTCTCAGCAGAAGATGTCATGGCAACACTCAACCGCTTTTCGGCTCAAGCAATGATCAACGGCATACGTCGGCAAGCCCTTGGGCTAGCGAATTTCTCGGTATATATCAGTGGTGGTGGATTACATAATCCGTTACTTTTTGGGTACATCAAAGCAAATCTGCCGGGCATCAAGGTGGAGAGCTTCGCTACATTAGGAGTTGATCCTGATGCGAAGGAAGCGGTATTATTCGCCTTGCTAGCCAATGAGACTCTCACAGGAAACAAATCTAATGTCGAACATATAAAAGATTCCCCGGCAGTCTGTATGGGCAAAATTAGTTTACCAGAATAG
- the gcvH gene encoding glycine cleavage system protein GcvH translates to MNFPAELKYTKDHEWIRVEGDEAVVGITDFAQRELGDIVFVDINTVGEEVAANEVFGTIEAVKTVSDLFLPVAATILSVNDAIDASPELVNSDPYGEGWIVRIKLNNVADVDALLSADQYKEEINA, encoded by the coding sequence ATGAATTTTCCAGCAGAATTGAAATACACCAAAGATCACGAATGGATTCGTGTTGAAGGTGATGAAGCAGTTGTAGGGATTACCGATTTCGCTCAACGTGAATTGGGTGACATCGTTTTTGTTGACATTAACACTGTAGGTGAAGAAGTTGCCGCAAATGAAGTTTTCGGTACAATCGAAGCTGTAAAAACAGTTTCTGATTTGTTTTTGCCTGTAGCAGCTACAATTTTATCAGTTAATGATGCAATTGATGCTTCTCCTGAATTGGTGAATTCTGACCCATATGGTGAGGGCTGGATTGTTCGTATTAAATTGAATAATGTAGCAGACGTAGACGCATTATTATCTGCAGATCAATACAAAGAAGAAATTAACGCTTAA
- the folE gene encoding GTP cyclohydrolase I FolE, whose product MSQHSFDNEELDGYIKIDKYNTEKVDRIASHYTDILECLGEDPKREGLVKTPERVAKALQFLTHGYDIDAAEVLRGAMFEEDYSQMVVVKDIEVYSLCEHHMLPFFGKAHIAYIPNGHIVGLSKIPRVVDIFARRLQVQERLTNEIRDCIQETLGARGVAVVMECKHMCMAMRGVQKQNSVTTTSAFTGAFQNDVTRSEFLRLITADLA is encoded by the coding sequence ATGAGTCAACACTCATTTGACAACGAAGAGTTGGATGGATATATTAAGATCGACAAATACAATACTGAAAAAGTAGATCGCATCGCTTCTCATTATACAGATATATTGGAATGCCTGGGAGAGGATCCTAAGCGTGAAGGTCTGGTAAAGACTCCTGAGCGTGTCGCTAAAGCCCTGCAGTTCTTGACACATGGATATGATATCGATGCTGCTGAAGTGCTGAGAGGAGCCATGTTTGAGGAAGATTATAGCCAGATGGTGGTTGTAAAGGATATCGAAGTGTACTCTTTGTGTGAGCATCACATGTTACCTTTCTTTGGAAAGGCGCATATCGCTTATATTCCAAACGGACATATTGTGGGTTTGAGTAAAATTCCTCGTGTCGTAGATATCTTCGCTCGCCGTCTGCAAGTACAAGAGCGTCTGACTAACGAAATCAGAGACTGTATCCAGGAGACACTAGGTGCGCGTGGAGTTGCTGTTGTGATGGAGTGCAAACACATGTGTATGGCCATGCGTGGTGTACAAAAACAGAATTCTGTTACAACAACCTCGGCATTTACAGGAGCATTTCAGAATGACGTGACACGATCAGAATTTTTACGTTTGATCACAGCGGATCTTGCTTAA
- a CDS encoding DUF2461 domain-containing protein yields the protein MSHIQKSTFDFLTELKENNTREWFADNREKYESALADVRSFLTDLIAALSEFDPKINTSIQANKCLFRIYRDTRFSNDKTPYKTWFGAGISVDGRKLRGPEYYIHIGAENSFIACGYWRPEKPHLEAIRQEIDYSGEQLAMTLNGLLDDGKINLFKEDLLKRAPAGYGEDNPYIDFIKLKSFVLDQPLTIKDLSNKNALDNIIASYKKMLPFKEFLQEAIDSE from the coding sequence ATGAGTCACATTCAAAAATCTACCTTTGATTTTTTGACCGAATTAAAGGAAAATAATACAAGAGAATGGTTTGCAGATAACCGGGAGAAATATGAGTCAGCATTGGCTGATGTACGGAGTTTTCTAACGGATTTAATAGCCGCGCTGAGTGAATTTGATCCTAAAATAAATACCTCCATACAAGCCAATAAATGTCTGTTCCGTATCTATAGAGATACCCGTTTTTCAAATGACAAGACGCCCTATAAGACCTGGTTTGGAGCCGGAATATCTGTTGATGGAAGAAAATTGCGTGGACCTGAATATTATATTCATATCGGTGCTGAAAATTCATTTATTGCCTGTGGCTACTGGAGACCGGAGAAGCCGCACCTGGAGGCTATAAGACAAGAGATAGACTACAGTGGCGAACAATTGGCTATGACGCTAAATGGATTGTTGGATGATGGGAAAATAAATCTTTTCAAGGAGGATCTGTTAAAACGTGCTCCTGCCGGTTATGGCGAAGATAATCCCTATATTGATTTTATCAAGTTAAAAAGCTTTGTTCTGGATCAACCCTTGACGATCAAAGACCTGTCAAACAAAAATGCATTGGATAATATTATCGCCTCTTATAAAAAGATGCTACCATTCAAGGAGTTTTTACAAGAAGCGATCGACAGCGAATAG
- a CDS encoding DUF2007 domain-containing protein, with translation MENDWKKIKTYTNAIQAEIVKQMLEENGIPAVVLNKQDSSYLFGKIELYVSENSFKTAERLIEEVEGEN, from the coding sequence ATGGAGAACGATTGGAAGAAAATTAAAACATATACAAATGCTATTCAGGCTGAAATAGTAAAACAAATGCTGGAAGAGAATGGTATTCCCGCTGTTGTATTAAATAAGCAGGATTCTTCTTATCTGTTTGGAAAAATAGAACTATATGTTAGTGAAAATTCGTTTAAAACTGCCGAAAGATTGATTGAAGAAGTAGAGGGAGAAAACTAA
- a CDS encoding glucosaminidase domain-containing protein, protein MKKFFYGMFVFMMLITSCSSRRGTLSSSKSGSNSKTSSSSSVGRPTMAGNDYIAQYKDIAIAEMNKYGIPASIKLAQALLESGNGNSYLAREANNHFGIKCGGVWKGKSVTRPDDNINDCFRVYDNPQQSFRDHSEFLLRPRYSALFKLDKDDYKSWAKGLKAAGYATNPRYPDLLIEMIERYHLDQYDRRETPKEKVVREEVVKEEIVQNVQETPPATVKTEEIKSPLAMRIHEVKAQETLYSLSKLYNVSVEQIKSLNGLTDEVLSLGQLLVISK, encoded by the coding sequence ATGAAGAAGTTTTTTTATGGCATGTTTGTATTCATGATGTTGATTACATCATGTTCAAGCCGGAGAGGCACCTTATCGTCCTCTAAATCCGGATCCAATTCAAAAACTTCTTCATCTTCTTCCGTAGGCCGACCCACCATGGCTGGGAATGACTACATTGCTCAATATAAAGATATTGCAATTGCAGAAATGAACAAGTATGGTATTCCGGCCAGCATTAAGCTCGCTCAGGCTCTGCTGGAGTCTGGCAACGGAAATAGCTACCTAGCACGTGAAGCAAATAATCATTTTGGTATTAAGTGTGGCGGCGTATGGAAAGGTAAATCCGTAACCCGTCCCGACGATAATATTAATGATTGTTTTCGTGTATATGACAATCCTCAACAATCGTTTAGGGATCACTCCGAGTTTCTGCTACGCCCCCGTTATTCGGCTTTGTTTAAGCTGGATAAGGATGATTACAAGAGCTGGGCTAAGGGACTGAAGGCTGCAGGATATGCAACCAACCCCCGCTATCCGGATCTATTGATAGAAATGATAGAACGATATCATCTTGATCAATATGACCGAAGAGAGACACCTAAGGAGAAAGTCGTGCGTGAAGAGGTTGTAAAAGAAGAAATTGTCCAGAATGTTCAGGAGACCCCTCCTGCTACCGTGAAGACTGAGGAGATCAAAAGCCCTTTAGCGATGCGTATTCACGAGGTGAAAGCGCAAGAAACGCTTTATTCGCTTAGCAAGCTCTATAATGTATCTGTCGAACAGATCAAATCATTAAATGGCCTTACAGATGAAGTATTGTCCCTAGGACAGCTATTGGTTATATCTAAATAG
- a CDS encoding DUF3078 domain-containing protein, with amino-acid sequence MKFFNFVGMALLCLSFTSIKAQDLKDLRAKPDTVISVQKEQPLNIKTIRPVVPKLNLEVDYWKHWTKFGINLNQASFNDNWKGGGVGSIAIGLNANHKSDYTRDNFNFVTEVDLRYGKIKNTNNIAKKNNDRIFWDNKLSYKLSANWALFTSITFESQFDAGYKYTSRNGKDTIDYIENAFMAPAYLTESFGLEYKPSNEFSLRFGTGTARQTFILDERVKPRSVDGFYDKYGYYLLPDMNKPEGEGNLRKGTGERFGVKEDRSFSNALAFQITGNLDKNFTDKLNVKARYNLFANYEKISDPTHRLDVTITAKVTRVINVNLNGIMIYDPDVISRVQLSQSLAMGIVYSLPK; translated from the coding sequence ATGAAGTTTTTCAATTTTGTCGGCATGGCTTTGCTTTGCCTTTCTTTTACAAGCATAAAGGCACAGGATCTGAAAGATCTTAGAGCAAAACCAGATACCGTAATTTCTGTCCAAAAAGAGCAACCTTTAAATATCAAAACCATTCGTCCGGTGGTTCCCAAGCTCAATCTTGAGGTTGATTACTGGAAGCATTGGACAAAGTTTGGGATTAATTTAAACCAGGCATCCTTTAACGATAACTGGAAAGGTGGAGGTGTGGGTTCCATTGCTATTGGTCTCAATGCCAATCACAAATCAGACTATACCCGGGACAATTTTAATTTCGTGACAGAAGTCGACCTCCGGTATGGTAAGATCAAGAATACGAATAATATCGCTAAAAAGAATAATGACCGTATATTTTGGGATAACAAGTTATCCTATAAACTCTCCGCTAATTGGGCGCTATTTACATCGATTACCTTTGAGTCACAATTTGATGCGGGATACAAGTACACAAGCAGAAATGGTAAGGATACAATAGACTATATTGAAAACGCGTTTATGGCGCCAGCTTATTTGACCGAGTCTTTCGGTCTTGAGTATAAGCCGAGCAATGAGTTTTCATTGCGTTTTGGTACGGGTACCGCACGGCAGACCTTTATTTTGGATGAGCGTGTAAAACCTCGTTCGGTAGACGGCTTTTATGATAAATATGGATATTATCTGTTACCGGACATGAACAAGCCAGAAGGCGAAGGTAATCTCCGTAAAGGAACGGGAGAACGATTTGGTGTCAAGGAAGACCGTTCTTTCTCCAATGCATTGGCATTTCAGATAACGGGTAACCTAGACAAGAACTTTACAGATAAATTGAACGTAAAGGCGCGTTATAATCTATTTGCTAATTATGAGAAAATTTCAGACCCAACCCATCGTCTTGATGTTACCATAACAGCTAAAGTAACCCGTGTAATCAACGTCAATCTAAACGGGATTATGATCTATGATCCGGATGTTATTTCAAGAGTTCAATTGAGCCAGTCATTGGCTATGGGAATAGTTTATAGTTTACCAAAATAA
- a CDS encoding pyruvate dehydrogenase complex E1 component subunit beta encodes MREIQFREALREAMNEEMRKDDKIFLLGEEVAEYNGAYKVSQGMLDEFGAKRIIDTPIAELGFAGIAVGAAMNGLKPIVEFMTFNFSLVAIDQVINAAAKIHSMSGGQFSIPMVFRGPTGNAGQLAAQHSQNFENWFANTPGLKVVVPSNPYEAKGLLKSSIIDPDPVIFMESEVMYGDKGEVPEEEYYLEIGKANIIQEGTDVTVVSFGKMLPRVVIPAVEELKKEGISVELIDLRSVRPIDYPTLIESVKKTNRLVIVEEAWPLASISTDLAFNVQRNAFDYLDAPVIRVNCADVPLPYAPTLIEAALPNVEKVVKAVKEVSYIKK; translated from the coding sequence ATGAGAGAAATACAATTCAGAGAAGCACTTCGTGAAGCAATGAACGAAGAAATGCGTAAAGACGACAAAATATTTTTATTAGGTGAAGAAGTTGCAGAGTATAACGGAGCTTATAAGGTAAGCCAAGGTATGCTTGATGAATTCGGTGCAAAACGTATCATTGATACACCTATTGCTGAACTTGGTTTTGCTGGTATTGCTGTTGGTGCAGCAATGAACGGTCTAAAACCAATCGTTGAATTTATGACGTTCAACTTTTCACTTGTTGCGATTGACCAAGTTATCAATGCTGCTGCAAAAATCCACTCCATGAGTGGTGGACAATTTTCTATCCCTATGGTCTTCCGTGGCCCGACAGGAAATGCAGGTCAGCTAGCAGCACAACACTCTCAAAACTTTGAAAACTGGTTTGCAAATACACCCGGTTTGAAAGTGGTTGTTCCTTCAAACCCTTACGAAGCTAAAGGTTTATTGAAATCTTCTATTATTGATCCAGATCCAGTTATTTTCATGGAATCTGAGGTCATGTACGGTGATAAAGGCGAAGTTCCTGAAGAAGAGTACTACCTGGAAATCGGAAAAGCAAATATCATTCAAGAAGGTACTGATGTTACTGTTGTTTCTTTCGGTAAAATGCTTCCTCGTGTTGTAATTCCTGCAGTTGAAGAATTGAAAAAAGAAGGTATCAGTGTAGAATTGATCGATTTGCGTTCTGTACGTCCTATTGATTACCCTACGCTTATTGAATCTGTAAAGAAAACAAACCGTCTGGTTATCGTAGAGGAAGCATGGCCTTTGGCGTCAATCTCTACTGATTTAGCATTTAATGTACAACGCAATGCATTTGATTATTTGGACGCTCCTGTAATTCGTGTGAATTGTGCTGACGTACCTCTTCCTTATGCGCCAACATTGATTGAAGCGGCTTTACCTAATGTAGAAAAAGTAGTTAAAGCTGTAAAAGAAGTATCTTACATCAAAAAATAA
- a CDS encoding glucosaminidase domain-containing protein, translating to MNLKQLKSFVLVLALATFGITKVSAQSAAYVDKYSPIAKEMMEEHGVPASVILAIAMHESGNGGSRIAKNLNNHFGVKGKNRSTVIRSAYKGYRSVLDSYDDFVGIVKRKKTTQSLFEKHPGEKYEAWVKAIARSGYSTSRDWTAKVLKTIKLYHLDMFDNDSKQNKFSSTKK from the coding sequence ATGAATTTAAAACAATTAAAAAGCTTTGTACTGGTACTGGCTTTGGCAACTTTTGGAATAACAAAAGTTTCAGCTCAAAGTGCGGCATATGTCGATAAGTACAGTCCAATAGCAAAAGAAATGATGGAGGAACACGGAGTTCCGGCATCGGTTATCTTAGCCATCGCTATGCATGAAAGCGGAAATGGTGGTAGCAGGATAGCAAAGAATTTGAATAACCATTTTGGTGTCAAAGGAAAGAACAGAAGTACCGTTATTCGGTCAGCTTACAAGGGTTATAGGTCTGTATTAGACTCATATGATGACTTTGTAGGAATAGTAAAAAGAAAGAAGACTACTCAAAGCCTTTTTGAAAAACATCCAGGAGAAAAATATGAAGCTTGGGTAAAGGCGATAGCTCGTTCGGGATACTCTACGAGTAGAGACTGGACAGCGAAAGTACTTAAAACGATCAAACTATATCATCTTGATATGTTTGATAACGATTCCAAGCAAAATAAATTCTCGTCAACAAAAAAATAA
- a CDS encoding O-methyltransferase — MEIVADDLESYLEHTTDDENSLLKRVNRETYLKETMPHMLSGHYQGRVLSLLSKLVAPKRILEIGTFTGYATLCLVEGLQQDGVLHTIDINEEQQERVQGYFNASEFADKIRYHIGDAAEIIPTLNERFDLVFIDADKKRNLYYFETIINQVPSGGLILIDNVLWKGKVLDSKPDNQTKQIIDLNARLAQDKRVEKVILPIRDGLFALRKK, encoded by the coding sequence ATGGAAATTGTTGCCGACGATTTGGAGTCCTATTTGGAACATACTACAGACGATGAAAATTCGTTATTGAAAAGGGTAAATCGGGAGACATATTTGAAGGAAACAATGCCCCATATGTTATCTGGTCATTACCAGGGAAGAGTTCTTTCTTTATTGAGTAAATTGGTTGCTCCAAAACGTATTTTGGAGATCGGAACTTTTACGGGATATGCAACATTATGTCTCGTAGAGGGTCTTCAGCAAGATGGTGTTTTACATACCATCGATATCAATGAAGAGCAACAGGAAAGAGTCCAAGGTTATTTTAATGCGTCTGAATTCGCAGATAAAATTAGATATCATATTGGCGATGCAGCGGAGATTATCCCCACGTTGAATGAGAGATTTGATCTGGTATTTATTGACGCTGATAAAAAGAGAAATTTATATTATTTCGAAACGATAATAAATCAAGTTCCGTCTGGGGGACTTATTTTGATTGACAATGTCTTATGGAAAGGTAAGGTGTTAGATTCAAAACCAGACAACCAAACAAAGCAGATCATTGATTTGAATGCACGTTTAGCTCAGGACAAGCGCGTAGAAAAGGTAATATTACCGATTCGAGACGGACTTTTTGCGTTGCGCAAGAAGTAA